The genomic window TCATGGACCACATCTGCCACAGTTGGTATTGCTTTAATAGGAATTGGAGAAGCCTTGGGTGTTCCAATGGGAATGACTGCTGGTGCAGTGCTCTCTGGTGCTTATTTTGGAGATAAAATGTCTCCTTTAAGTGACACCACAAATTTAGCGCCTGCCATGTCTGGAGGTGAATTATTCTCTCATATAAAATATATGGCATACACAACTGTGCCAACTATTGTTATAACACTTATTGTATTTATCATTTTAGGCTTTACTCAAAACACAGAAGGTGCAGCAGATACTTCTACCCTAATCAATGATATTGATAAAACCTTCAACATTTCTGGTTGGTTATTTTTGGTTCCAATATTTGTTATATTCTTAATCATAAAGAAAACTTCGCCTTTAATTGCGCTGCTAGTAGGTACAATATTAGGAGGTATTTTTGCTTTAATTTTTCAACCACAAATTGTTGCTCAAATAGCAGGTGTTGAATCTTTATCTGTTAAGTCTGCTTACCAAGGTATAATGGATGCCATCACAGTAAGTACTACGATTGAAACAGATAATGATACTCTTAAAAGCCTCTTCTCTGCTTCTGGTAAAGGAATGAGTGGAATGCTCGGTACTATATGGCTAATCCTATGCGCCATGACGTTTGGAGGTGTAATGGATGCTATTGGTGCCTTATCTAAAATAAGCAAATCACTTTTAAGTATGGCCACCTCTGTTTTTGGTCTTTTTGCAAGTACTGTTGCGAGTTGTTTAGCGCTTAATGTAACAGCTTCAGACCAATACTTAGCTTTAGTAGTTCCTGGAAAAATGTTTAAAAAAGCCTACGAGGACAAAGGTCTTGCGCCAGAAAATCTCAGTAGAACATTAGAAGATTCTGGTACGGTAACCTCTGTTTTAATCCCTTGGAATACTTGTGGTGCTTACCAAAGTGGTGTTTTGGGTGTTGGTGTTGGCGAATATTTCTTCTATGCTATTTTTAACTGGCTTAGTCCATTTACCACATTGCTTTTTGCTGCATTCAGAATTAAGATTAAATATTTATTGAAAAAGTAAAAATTTATTTTTCAAGTAAAATCAACCAATTTTAAGAGGTTCGTATTTTATCCTATTCTATTTTATCATTATCATAAATTTAAAGGTGCTTTTTTGAAGCCATATACTTACACTATAATCCTATTGATTTATAATAAATAATTGCTATAAAAACATACTTGTCTATTGGGTATTTTTGTTTCAAATCATTAATAACTTAAAAAATAGATAATGGCATTTGTAGGAAAACAATTCCCAGATTTAAACGTAAACGCAATGAACGAAATGGGTGATACTTTTAAACTCAACGTTCTTGAAGAAGCAAAAAACAACAACAAAAAAGTAGTGTTATTCTGGTACCCAAAAGATTTCACTTTTGTTTGCCCAACTGAGTTACATGCTTTTCAAGCTGCTTTAGGTGAGTTCGAAAAACGTAACACCATTGTTATTGGTGCGTCTTGTGATACTGCCGAAGTTCATTTTGCTTGGT from Winogradskyella sp. MH6 includes these protein-coding regions:
- the nhaC gene encoding Na+/H+ antiporter NhaC produces the protein MESQNIKPRQPQDENIVENKELNIWEALIPVFALVGMLAFNVYVYGDNALSGSNQFILLLGAAVAAIVGFFNKVSFDQMVEEVAENIKSTAGAILILLMVGALAGTWLISGIIPAMIYYGLQILNPTIFLAACVIICAIISVATGSSWTTSATVGIALIGIGEALGVPMGMTAGAVLSGAYFGDKMSPLSDTTNLAPAMSGGELFSHIKYMAYTTVPTIVITLIVFIILGFTQNTEGAADTSTLINDIDKTFNISGWLFLVPIFVIFLIIKKTSPLIALLVGTILGGIFALIFQPQIVAQIAGVESLSVKSAYQGIMDAITVSTTIETDNDTLKSLFSASGKGMSGMLGTIWLILCAMTFGGVMDAIGALSKISKSLLSMATSVFGLFASTVASCLALNVTASDQYLALVVPGKMFKKAYEDKGLAPENLSRTLEDSGTVTSVLIPWNTCGAYQSGVLGVGVGEYFFYAIFNWLSPFTTLLFAAFRIKIKYLLKK